Genomic DNA from Paracoccus aminophilus JCM 7686:
ATCCGATCGTCTGGCTGTCGAAGATCGCGAAAAAGCCGGTCGCGCTGGTGCCGGGCTCGGATCTCGTCGTGCCGCTGATGCACGAGGCCGTCGCGGCGAATGTGCCGGTGGCGCTGGTCGGGGCGAATGACGATTCGCTTGCCAAGGCGGCGGATCGGCTGCGCGCACTGGTGCCGGGGCTGCGGATCGTGCTTTGCCATGCGCCCGGTTTTCCCTTCGATCCCGAGGGGGACGAGGGCGCCGAGATCATCGAGAAGCTGCGCGCCTCGGGGGCGCGGCTGTGTCTTCTGGCGCTCGGCGCGCCGCGTCAGGAACGCTTCGCCATCCGTGCCCGTGATGCGCTTGGCAATGTCGGCTTTGCCTCGATCGGCGCCGGGCTCGACTTCCTCTCCGGCCATCAGCAGCGCGCGCCGAAGCTGATGCGGCAGGTCAAGATGGAATGGCTTTGGCGAATGCTCTCGAACCCCAAGCGGCTGGCGGCGCGCTATGCCAAGGGCTTTGGCATCCTGCCCGGTCATGTCATCCGCGCGGCGCGGCAAAGGTCAGATCAATCGGGCAGGTGAGGTTGAAGACCCGTTTGAGATGCTCCATCCGCGCCGCGAATTCGCTTTCGAAATCGTGGCGCCGGGCATAGGCGAGCGCAGCCTCGGCAGTGGCAAGCACGGCCGGACGATCGGCGGCGAGCTCGGCGATCCGGGCCGCCATGCGCCGGGTCTGGTTC
This window encodes:
- a CDS encoding WecB/TagA/CpsF family glycosyltransferase codes for the protein MQFHFPDGVNVRVNSTDEKSLLAEVGRRLKTGQPFAIATINVDHLQRLGEDPVFRRAYAAHDLICADGNPIVWLSKIAKKPVALVPGSDLVVPLMHEAVAANVPVALVGANDDSLAKAADRLRALVPGLRIVLCHAPGFPFDPEGDEGAEIIEKLRASGARLCLLALGAPRQERFAIRARDALGNVGFASIGAGLDFLSGHQQRAPKLMRQVKMEWLWRMLSNPKRLAARYAKGFGILPGHVIRAARQRSDQSGR